A stretch of DNA from Bacillus sp. NP157:
CGTACCCGAGCTGTTACCAGCCGTCACGATCCCCGAAGATGCCAACGGCGACGACGTGCTCGATCCGCTCACCGAGATCGCCGAAGGTGCCACCGCGGTGATCGATTATCCCAACATGGCGCTGGACGACTACATCACTCTCGACCTGCTCGGTCGCCGCGCTAACGGCATGGCAGACAATGACCGGAAGTACCGTCAGGTTTCACACCTGGGGCCGCAGTCACTGACGATCAGCACTGACTACCTCACCCGCCTCGATGGCGGCACGCTGGAGCTCAAATACACCGCGGATAGCTTCGACGGCATCGCAGGAGTGCTGGCTCTGCGCGAATCCGAATCACGCACCGTCATCATCGGCAGCCAGCCTGAAGAGCCGAAGCTGCCCGCGCCTGCCGTCGCAGGGGTCGTCGACGGACTTCTCCCACCGTCTACACGGCAGAGCGAAGTGGTCGTCCCCCGCAGCGTGCTGCAGGTCGGCGACGGCGTGGACTACACCTGGCGCAGCGCCGTCAGCGACGGCGCCCACCTCACGGTGCGCAACCTCAACGACGACCTGCGCTTCGACGTGGATGGTGAGTTGATCAAGGCTAACGACGGAAGCGACGTGGCGGTCGGTTACACGCGCACGCGCGACGGAACCGTCGCCCGGTCGGACGAGACCGTGTTTACCATTGCCGCGGCGGCACTCCTTCCCGCACCCACGGTCAAGGAGGCCGTGGCCGATCAACTGGATCCAGGTGCCGTGGCTGACGCTGGCGGGGCCACGGTACTCATCACCGCGGATCTGAAGCAGGGCGACGAAATCGTCGTTCACTTCGGCACTTGGGACAGTGCACCAGTGGCATGGACGCAGATGCTTGCCGTGATCGTGCCACCCGGGGCCGTCGCGCAATACCTGGGCGAGGCTATCGACGTCCTGTACACGGTGAACGGAAAAGCGAGTTCGCTGCCGCTTAGGCTGTATGTCCTGGCGTTTCGCGACGCGGATGCGCGATTGCCGAAACCGACCATAAAGGAGGCAAACGACGGCGTGATTGACCTGACGTCGTTCTCCGGGGACGCGACTGTCATCGTGGCACCATGGCAGCTCATGGCCGAGAGACAGAAAGCATGGCTTTACATCGAAGGTAGGGCGCCCGACGGCGCCACCAGCAAGCTGGATCTCCTGGATGCCATCGACATGTCAAGGGACGACCTGGTTAATGGCCTGACACGCGAGGTCGACCGTGGCTGGCTCGAAAGGCTGTCCGAAGGCTCAACGGTAACGCCGGTCCTCCTGGTCACGTTCAACCGCTCGCCCGAGGTGGCAGACGCCGTTCGCTTCCCTGCAAACGACTATCAACTGGTTCTCTACACTGATTTCTTCATCGACCCATCGGCCGTCACACTTCGCATCGGTCAACAGATGACCCGCGCGGCCAGCGGAGGGGCCCCGCCCTACAGCTATGCCTCGGAGAACCCGAATGTAGCCAGCGTGGTCAACCCGTCCACCGGCATCGTACGCGGTATCGACGTCGGCACCACGACCATCGTCGCCACCGATGCCGCCAGGCATCGGGCCACCTATCCCGCATCCGTTACCGGGGCAATCGTCATCACTCCGCCGTCGCCAACCATGCACGTTGGCGACCGGGTCACCTTCACCTGCTCGGGTGGGTATCCGCCCTACAGATGGGTCATCCCGGACATTGATCGGTCAAGTCTCAGGATCGCT
This window harbors:
- a CDS encoding Ig-like domain-containing protein: MIITDIDDGGLGHFDLIADPYARVAMVMGPLSLDELAPGDMLRAFMNVGGEEKQIASHVIQPGDLPESRQGSPVFTLEANASEINRYPDGEYDFSYDVLYTNGKSDGSIEPLRVRIKRTIPGDPDDPSATVNEGLALAEVVPSPVQSSASSVTVTIPAWTNMAEGDVPTVDWERLHLTLPAVNTGGVGRPVSVTLTRDQLEEVGGMQDLPVSYEIFDVVSNHSGHSRFTLVDVEIEPPGALTAPRIREAVDGVIDPRQQGTDPFTIQIPAIGSRQGREARDIAPGDRITATFEGRIPGTGASHQWVSPPLIVPNPIFNLTIALPVDEVAPLAGGTARVSYTVLPVGGGPALPSRHLGIAVAGVPELLPAVTIPEDANGDDVLDPLTEIAEGATAVIDYPNMALDDYITLDLLGRRANGMADNDRKYRQVSHLGPQSLTISTDYLTRLDGGTLELKYTADSFDGIAGVLALRESESRTVIIGSQPEEPKLPAPAVAGVVDGLLPPSTRQSEVVVPRSVLQVGDGVDYTWRSAVSDGAHLTVRNLNDDLRFDVDGELIKANDGSDVAVGYTRTRDGTVARSDETVFTIAAAALLPAPTVKEAVADQLDPGAVADAGGATVLITADLKQGDEIVVHFGTWDSAPVAWTQMLAVIVPPGAVAQYLGEAIDVLYTVNGKASSLPLRLYVLAFRDADARLPKPTIKEANDGVIDLTSFSGDATVIVAPWQLMAERQKAWLYIEGRAPDGATSKLDLLDAIDMSRDDLVNGLTREVDRGWLERLSEGSTVTPVLLVTFNRSPEVADAVRFPANDYQLVLYTDFFIDPSAVTLRIGQQMTRAASGGAPPYSYASENPNVASVVNPSTGIVRGIDVGTTTIVATDAARHRATYPASVTGAIVITPPSPTMHVGDRVTFTCSGGYPPYRWVIPDIDRSSLRIASASGNTAVVEAIGTLPPPPLKVVQVFDSHGTQGDAGPHVYP